The nucleotide window CCGTTAATTAAGCTTTAATCGCTTCTACAGGTTTACCGGTTTTATCGGCGGTTTTTTCGGCTATATAGTCATAAATTTCTCTAAATTTAGGTAAAGCTCTTAATTCTAGACGGTTTCTATTTTTGAGGGTCACCACAATATCTCCCCATAGGCCGATTCCTCGCGGAACTTTGACGATTTTCACCACATCAGCATAAATAATGTCCGTGCGATCGCGTCCCATCCATCCGCCGGTGACGGAAACTCGACGATCAGTAATGCGATAGCGTAACCAAATCGCACGAACAATTGCGCCTACGGTCAACGGTAAACAAATTACCGTAAATCCCAGTAAAATATTAATGATTAGATCGCCTATGTGAGGTCCACCTTCATAAAATGTATTCTCTTTGATGCCCATTGATTATCTCGGCTTTAATTAACAACTGCTTTAATTCTCGCAAAAAACGATCGTATTTGCACTCTACTGATCCGGGACGAATGACTATAACTACCTTCCAACCGTTACTAATTTGGGGAAGAAGTTCCCGAATCGCTTGACGAATCAGTCGCTTAATGCGATTACGAATGACTGCTTTTTTACTGACTTTTTGACTAACAGAGATGCCAAAGCAAGTGGGTTGGCTATTGAGGGAATTTTCTGAGCATGACTCAAACAGGGTTCTTATAATTAAATGAGGGCTAGTATAGCGCCCCCCCTGTTTATAGACTTTTTGAAAGTCTTTTCGGCGTTTGAGTCGATGTTCTTGAGGTAATCCCAAATCAACAGCTATCCATTTTTTACAATGACTATACTACTTATCCTTCGGATACACTCAATTTATGGCGGCCTTTTTGTCTTCTAGCTTGAATCACTTTGCGACCATTAATTGTTCTCATTCTGGTTCTAAAACCAGACACTCTTCTCCGTTTACGGCTAGTTCCTTCTAATGTACGTCTAGTCACGACCTTTAAACCTCCTATCTCGACTACATGGCTCAGACATCAAAAGACACAATTCCTAATTATAGCAGTTTTTTGCAGTTAACAGTTAACAGTTAACAGTTAACAGTTAATAATGGTCAGTAGTCAAAATTTAACATTTACGCTTGCTGACTATTCCCTGTTAATGATTGACTAAGGACTAAGTTGTTAGTGTCACAATAGTGATGAAGAGGCATTGATTAAATTTATTGATTGGAAAAATTCTATGTCAGACACCCCTCAATATCTTAGTGGAAGCGAGATCCGCTCTTATTTTCTAGATTTCTTTGCTAAAAACCAGCATCAAATTTTACCGAGTGCGTCCCTAGTCCCCGAAGATCCGACTGTCCTGTTAACCATCGCCGGAATGCTCCCATTTAAACCGATTTTTCTCGGACAGCAAAAACCGGACTATCCTCGCGCGACGACCTCCCAAAAGTGTATCCGCACTAATGATATTGAGAATGTGGGACGAACCGCCAGACATCACACTTTTTTTGAGATGTTGGGTAACTTTAGTTTTGGGGATTATTTTAAAGAACAGGCGATCAAATGGGCCTGGGAATTGTCGACTAAAGTCTTTAAATTACCTCCAGACCAAATTGTTGTCAGTGTTTTTGAAGAGGATGACGAAGCTTTCGAGATCTGGCGCGATAAAATTAATATCCCTCCTCAACGCATTAAACGGATGGGGAAAAAAGATAATTTTTGGCAAGCTGGCCCGACTGGCCCCTGTGGCCCCTGTTCAGAACTTTACTATGATTTTCATCCTGAATTAGGGGATAAAACTATCGATCTAGAAGATGATTCCCGGTTCATCGAGTTTTATAACCTGGTATTTATGCAGTATAACCAGGATGCAGAGGGAAATCTGACCCCCCTACAAAACAAAAATATTGATACAGGAATGGGGTTAGAAAGAATGGCGCAAATTCTGCAAAAAGTCCCCAACAATTACGAAACCGATCTCATTTTCCCCATCATTCAAGCGGCGGCTGATATTGCCAAAATAGAGTATAAAAAGGCGGATGAAAAAACCAAAGTCTCTTTAAAAGTGATTGGGGATCATGTTCGCGCCGTTGTTCACATGATCGCTGATGGGATCACCGCTAGTAATACCGGACGGGGTTATGTTTTACGTCGTCTCATTCGTCGGGTTGTGCGTCATGGTCGTTTAATTGGCATTGAGGGAGCATTTATTAATCAAGTCGCAGAAGTAGCGATCGCTCTTTCGGAAACCGCTTATCCTAATGTTAGACAACGAGAAACCCCCATCAAAGGAGAACTTGA belongs to Gloeothece citriformis PCC 7424 and includes:
- a CDS encoding PH domain-containing protein gives rise to the protein MGIKENTFYEGGPHIGDLIINILLGFTVICLPLTVGAIVRAIWLRYRITDRRVSVTGGWMGRDRTDIIYADVVKIVKVPRGIGLWGDIVVTLKNRNRLELRALPKFREIYDYIAEKTADKTGKPVEAIKA
- the rnpA gene encoding ribonuclease P protein component; this encodes MGLPQEHRLKRRKDFQKVYKQGGRYTSPHLIIRTLFESCSENSLNSQPTCFGISVSQKVSKKAVIRNRIKRLIRQAIRELLPQISNGWKVVIVIRPGSVECKYDRFLRELKQLLIKAEIINGHQREYIL
- the rpmH gene encoding 50S ribosomal protein L34 — its product is MTRRTLEGTSRKRRRVSGFRTRMRTINGRKVIQARRQKGRHKLSVSEG